One segment of Solanum lycopersicum chromosome 1, SLM_r2.1 DNA contains the following:
- the LOC104645446 gene encoding uncharacterized protein — MSGEVQMSSEKQPRRGLSCTRYFVALWFCYSPVHQMQQYYRLGALDNCSKKWSGLVDCLTLKTKRSSEVEEILETREKAKPHQWSTRTPEEAAAYWSELFDHLDEE; from the coding sequence ATGTCAGGAGAAGTTCAGATGAGTTCAGAAAAGCAACCACGAAGAGGACTGTCATGCACCCGTTACTTCGTTGCACTCTGGTTCTGCTACTCTCCTGTCCATCAAATGCAGCAATATTATAGACTTGGTGCCCTTGATAATTGTAGTAAGAAATGGAGTGGTCTCGTTGATTGTCTGACTTTAAAAACCAAAAGGTCTTCTGAAGTGGAGGAAATTTTAGAAACACGCGAGAAAGCGAAGCCTCACCAGTGGTCAACACGAACCCCTGAAGAAGCCGCAGCTTATTGGAGCGAACTCTTTGACCATCTAGATGAAGAGTAA
- the LOC138347319 gene encoding uncharacterized protein has translation MTRDRLDSRKEGLVELRHEGTLGKAQMNIQAQNTGDVQQQGNRDVHILDSSSTQSQHRILELNKEQQIPSHQHQSFNTTRNPGSRTTNHPITDNSSEFPSQQRQNQGNLPLNPNYDVQDTGRRNMDMVRNQSYQTEFPKISSNFDRPNNRNRIDKSDSPLDNADKFPRKDQNQEPAPYTVVQTYADRLRFNQSIKEVSITLSEPEITTKQGLPAVLYVKDEIVKELASTCKFTLIGKFIYTMPKVELIRKNFILQTQLSGGVKIAHFNSRHVYIDSDNELDYNMVWTKQRMTIAGQIMRIQAWTPSFKPDEETPLVPIWISLPELPWHCYNKEFITSLLSPIGRVLYLDSASINKTRGSQARVKVQVDLTRDRPSHIWMGYIGEDITDGRWQKIEYDNTPDYCFYCKHQGHNESACIIKKRDAKNKRKKDLEKTKDKQDSVYNNQENIQSHKGVQTGRRELDYIQQRQQTQDNQTQQTQEEWHTQKRRNQTHQVRFNVDRDLNQQVQAQTGNLPLPTRNTYIDLEVQEFTTDGRVVETYNGLEHRHQIVSPSEQRTQVNKHHGKDLQMSRNKQTGDQHGTVTSSGMDSMLPSPTPFNVSTDIAVVNVGVAVGGVDGSGQETLNSNVSRLAKGKEKIGEQDSLKDKEPPDKNKPYNSLLISNKNNTLNVSNPVNDPNNLQGNILDEYKEPDSEDEYDGDTQSLVEGIEPGEEIGTDHQFQKVPLLDNSNMDEIRDVTGKQGLSPRGDFNVISSTQEKLGGREYNINKSLEFIDVIASCGLMDMGYSGQPYTWCNHRKDGSRIWKRLDRGLVNDKWLDKMPSTNITHLSSVGSDHCPLLMEVIKTNDTVIKYFKFLNCWTENDTFLQTVERCWNKTAVGNPMWILHTKMKRLTNTLRDWSKKEYGDIFEKLKQYEEKVKEAESNYIMDNSQENREKLYAINAHYIKYLKLEHAILQQKTNLHWLKEGDANSKYFHVVIRGKRKRMFIHKIMDEKGGWIQGEDHIARATCDYYKNIFNGNTDKINEESLQCIPKLVTKEQNSELERMPNEEELRKVVMNMNPHSAPGPDGIGGKFYQCCFDIIKDDLLAAVQAFFNGFEMPKYMTHSCLILLPKVDHPSKLKDFRPISLSNFTNKIISKIISTRLAPILPFIISENQSGFVKGRSISENIMLAQEVIHSIKLPKEGKNVVIKLDMIKAYDRVSWTYTCLVLRKMGFGEMFIDRIWRIMSNNWYSVVINGKRHGFFHSTRGLKQGDPLSPALFILGAEVFSRQLNSLYNNPDYIGFQMDSKGPQINHLSFADDIIIFTSTDRFSLQIIMKTIREYELISDQRVNNDKSFFMVTNKTKQDIIDTIKNETSFGIQHSPITYLGCPLYIGGQKIIYFSNIVEKIIKKIAGWQAKILNFGGKVILVKHVLQSIPIHILAAVSPPKTILKQIHKVISDFFWGIDKDGKKYHWASWETLAYPTSEGGIGVRNLHDICTAFQYKNWWEFRTKSSLWSKFLKAKYCKRANPMSKKYDSGDSLVWRYFTKNRQVVESHIRWNIKSGNCSFWWDNWLGNGALANLCINVSSLNNKTVSEFLTNGMWNERQIRQHVPPVLVPQVMQHLLKYKLDIDDQAIWTPADNGQFSIKSAWEIIRKKKSKDIINNSVWHKQLPFKIAFFIWRALRGKLPTNETIQKFGRAAVECYCCYRKGTDDIQHILITGNFAKYIWKYYAATVGAIQTITDLRSLLLYWKNLPSLNQVYKLVISVLPNIICWHLWKNRCAVKYGDKKSSIHRVHYGIFKDVMQTIKVTHPNIPWQHSWFSLIKFVEQSQQQLSVIMVSWSKPQEGIYKLNTDGSALPSSGKIGGGGILRDHKGNLHYAFSIPFGLGTNNIAEIEAAKYGLNWCEQHGYRNIILEVDSKILCKWINNTITIPWRCQHTIQQIQDIGRKLDHFVCRHVYREANVTADMLSK, from the exons ATGACAAGGGATCGACTGGACTCGCGAAAGGAAGGTCTAGTAGAATTGAGACATGAAGGTACTCTGGGGAAAGCACAGATGAATATTCAAGCACAAAATACTGGAGATGTTCAACAACAGGGGAATCGCGATGTTCATATTCTGGATTCTTCATCGACTCAATCGCAACATCGAATTCTCGAGTTGAACAAGGAACAACAAATTCCTTCTCACCAGCATCAATCCTTCAATACTACAAGAAATCCAGGTTCGAGAACTACAAACCATCCAATAACTGATAATTCATCTGAATTTCCTAGTCAACAAAGGCAAAATCAAGGTAATCTACCTCTTAATCCCAATTATGATGTGCAAGATACTGGTAGAAGGAATATGGATATGGTTAGAAATCAATCTTACCAAACAGAATTTCCTAAAATTTCCAGTAATTTTGATAGACCTAACAATCGTAATAGGATTGACAAAAGTGATTCTCCCTTAGACAATGCTGATAAATTCCCTAGGAAAGACCAAAACCAAGAACCTGCTCCATACACAGTAGTCCAAACATATGCTGATAGACTTAGATTTAATCAATCAATAAAGGAAGTGAGTATTACTTTGAGTGAGCCTGAAATAACAACCAAGCAAGGCCTACCTGCAGTTCTTTATGTTAAGGATGAAATTGTAAAGGAATTGGCTTCAACTTGCAAGTTTACTTTGATTGGAAAGTTCATCTATACCATGCCTAAAGTGGAGCTTATTAGGAAGAATTTTATCCTCCAAACTCAACTATCAGGGGGGGTTAAAATAGCTCATTTTAATTCTAGACATGTCTATATAGATTCGGATAATGAATTGGACTATAACATGGTATGGACAAAACAGAGAATGACTATTGCTGGACAGATCATGAGAATACAGGCTTGGACTCCAAGTTTCAAGCCTGATGAAGAAACCCCTTTAGTCCCCATATGGATATCTTTACCTGAATTACCTTGGCATTGCTATAACAAGGAGTTTATTACTAGTCTTTTATCCCCAATAGGTAGAGTTTTATACTTAGACTCAGCCTCTATCAACAAAACAAGAGGTAGCCAAGCTAGAGTAAAGGTTCAAGTGGACTTAACTAGAGACAGACCTTCCCACATATGGATGGGGTACATTGGTGAGGATATTACTGATGGAAGATGGCAAAAAATTGAATATGACAATACACCTGactattgtttttattgtaagCATCAAGGACATAATGAATCTGCTTGTATTATAAAGAAAAGGGATGctaaaaacaaaaggaaaaaagactTGGAGAAAACTAAAGATAAGCAAGACAGTGTCtataataatcaagaaaatattcagAGTCATAAGGGTGTACAAACTGGTAGAAGAGAGTTGGATTATATTCAACAAAGACAACAAACTCAAGACAATCAAACACAGCAAACACAAGAGGAATGGCATACACAAAAGAGAAGGAATCAAACTCATCAAGTTAGATTCAATGTAGACAGAGATTTAAATCAACAAGTGCAAGCTCAGACAGGTAATCTCCCTCTTCCTACTAGAAACACTTATATTGACTTGGAAGTGCAGGAATTCACAACTGATGGCAGAGTAGTGGAGACATATAATGGTCTAGAACATAGACATCAAATTGTTTCACCAAGTGAACAAAGAACACAAGTGAATAAACATCATGGAAAGGATCTTCAAATGTCTAGAAATAAACAAACTGGTGATCAACATGGAACAGTCACCAGCTCAGGTATGGACTCAATGCTCCCTTCCCCTACACCCTTTAATGTTTCCACTGATATAGCTGTTGTTAATGTTGGTGTAGCTGTTGGAGGTGTGGATGGAAGTGGTCAGGAGACTCTAAATTCTAATGTATCTAGGTTAGCTAAAGGCAAAGAAAAAATTGGTGAACAGGATTCCCTAAAAGACAAAGAACCCCCTGATAAAAATAAGCCTTATAATTCTTTACtaattagtaataaaaataatactcttAATGTTTCTAATCCTGTCAATGATCCTAATAATCTACAAGGAAATATCCTTGATGAATATAAGGAACCAGATTCTGAGGATGAGTATGATGGTGATACTCAATCCTTAGTTGAAGGTATTGAACCTGGAGAGGAAATAGGTACAGATCACCAATTTCAAAAAGTCCCTTTACTAGATAACTCTAATATGGATGAAATTAGGGATGTCACTGGTAAACAAGGCCTTTCTCCAAGAG GAGATTTTAATGTGATTTCTTCAACTCAGGAAAAATTGGGAGGCAGAGagtataatattaataaaagcctaGAGTTTATTGATGTTATTGCTTCTTGTGGTCTGATGGATATGGGATATAGTGGTCAGCCATACACATGGTGTAATCATAGGAAAGATGGTTCTAGGATTTGGAAAAGATTAGATAGAGGTCTGGTTAATGATAAATGGCTTGATAAAATGCCCTCTACTAACATTACCCATTTGTCTTCTGTGGGATCTGATCATTGCCCTTTATTAATGGAAGTAATTAAGACCAATGATActgtaattaaatatttcaagttcCTCAATTGTTGGACTGAGAATGACACCTTTTTACAAACTGTTGAAAGGTGTTGGAATAAGACTGCTGTTGGTAACCCTATGTGGATCTTACATACCAAGATGAAAAGATTAACTAACACCTTAAGAGACTGGTCAAAAAAGGAATATGgagatatttttgaaaaactaaaacaatatGAAGAAAAGGTCAAAGAGGCTGAAAGTAATTATATCATGGATAATAGTCAGGAAAACAGAGAAAAGTTGTATGCTATTAATGCTCATTATATTAAGTATTTGAAGCTGGAACATGCCATTCTTCAACAAAAAACTAATTTACATTGGTTAAAGGAAGGTGATGCTAATTCTAAATACTTCCATGTTGTTATTAgaggtaaaagaaagagaatgtttattcataaaattatggATGAGAAGGGTGGATGGATCCAAGGAGAGGATCATATTGCTAGAGCAACCTGTgactattataaaaatattttcaatggaAATACTGATAAAATTAATGAGGAGAGCCTTCAATGTATTCCCAAGTTGGTTACCAAAGAACAGAATTCTGAATTGGAGAGAATGCCTAATGAGGAAGAATTGAGGAAGGTAGTGATGAATATGAATCCTCATTCTGCACCAGGTCCAGATGGCATTGGTGGCAAGTTCTACCAATGCTGTTTTGATATAATTAAAGATGATCTCCTAGCTGCAGTGCAAGCCTTCTTTAATGGCTTTGAAATGCCTAAATATATGACTCATTCCTGTTTAATCCTTTTACCTAAAGTTGATCATCCCTCTAAACTTAAGGATTTTAGGCCTATTAGTCTTAGTAATTTTACTAATAAGATTATTTCTAAGATTATTAGTACTAGACTGGCTCCTATATTACCCTTCATTATTTCAGAAAATCAATCAGGATTTGTAAAGGGAAGAAGTATTTCTGAAAATATTATGTTGGCTCAGGAAGTGATTCATAGTATTAAATTACCTAAAGAAGGGAAGAATGTGGTTATTAAACTAGATATGATTAAGGCTTATGACAGGGTTTCTTGGACTTATACCTGTTTGGTGCTAAGGAAAATGGGTTTTGGAGAAATGTTTATTGACAGAATCTGGAGAATTATGAGCAACAACTGGTACTCAGTGGTGATTAATGGTAAAAGACATGGATTCTTTCATTCTACTAGAGGTTTAAAGCAAGGAGACCCTTTATCCCCAgcactatttattttaggtgctgAGGTTTTTTCTAGACAGCTTAACTCTCTCTATAATAATCCTGATTATATAGGTTTTCAGATGGATAGTAAAGGGCCTCAAATTAATCATCTTTCCTTTGctgatgatattattattttcacatCCACTGATAGGTTCTCTTTACAGATCATTATGAAAACAATTAGAGAGTATGAATTGATTTCTGACCAAAGGGTTAATAATGATAAAAGTTTCTTTATGGTTACTAATAAGACTAAACAGGATATTATTGATActataaaaaatgaaactagTTTTGGTATACAACACAGCCCTATTACTTATCTTGGTTGTCCTCTATATATTGGAGGTCAAAAGATTATATATTTCTCTAATATTGTGGAGAAGATTATAAAGAAAATAGCAGGATGGCAGgctaaaatcttaaattttggaGGCAAAGTTATTTTAGTGAAACATGTATTGCAGTCTATTCCAATACATATTTTAGCTGCTGTATCTCCTCCTAAAACTATTCTCAAACAAATCCATAAAGTGATTTCTGATTTCTTTTGGGGTATTGATAAAGATGGAAAAAAATACCATTGGGCATCTTGGGAAACTCTAGCTTATCCAACTAGTGAAGGTGGTATTGGTGTAAGAAATCTTCATGATATATGCACGGCTTTTCAGTATAAGAATTGGTGGGAGTTTAGGACTAAATCTTCTTTGTGGAGCAAATTCCTTAAAGCTAAATACTGTAAAAGAGCCAATCCTATGTCCAAAAAATATGACTCTGGAGACTCTTTGGTTTGGAGATATTTCACTAAAAATAGACAGGTTGTGGAATCTCATATTAGATGGAATATTAAGTCTGGTAATTGCAGcttttggtgggataattggTTAGGAAATGGTGCCCTAGCTAATCTTTGTATTAATGTTTCCAGCCTTAATAATAAAACTGTTTCAGAATTCCTTACTAATGGTATGTGGAATGAAAGACAAATTAGGCAACATGTTCCACCAGTATTGGTACCTCAGGTTATGCAgcatcttttaaaatataaattagacATAGATGATCAGGCTATTTGGACACCTGCAGACAATGGCCAATTCTCTATTAAGTCAGCTTGGGAGATCATTAGAAAGAAGAAGTCTAAAGATATTATTAATAACAGTGTATGGCATAAACAACTACCTTTCAAGATAGCTTTCTTTATTTGGAGAGCTTTGAGAGGCAAACTTCCAACAAATGAAACAATACAGAAGTTTGGAAGGGCTGCTGTAGAGTGCTACTGCTGTTATAGAAAAGGCACTGATGATATTCAACATATATTGATCACTGGCAACTTTGCTAAATATATATGGAAATACTATGCAGCTACTGTTGGAGCAATACAAACAATTACTGATTTGAGAAGCTTGTTATTATATTGGAAGAATCTACCCTCTCTAAATCAGGTATACAAATTAGTTATTTCTGTTTTACCTAACATTATTTGTTGGCATTTGTGGAAAAATAGGTGTGCTGTGAAATATGGAGATAAGAAATCAAGTATCCATAGAGTTCATTATGGCATTTTTAAAGATGTCATGCAAACCATTAAAGTAACTCATCCAAATATTCCATGGCAACATAGTTGGTTCAGTTTGATCAAATTTGTTGAACAAAGCCAACAGCAACTAAGTGTGATAATGGTTAGTTGGAGCAAACCACAAGAAGGTATCTACAAACTTAATACTGATGGAAGTGCACTCCCAAGTTCTGGAAAGATTGGAGGAGGAGGTATATTAAGAGATCACAAAGGTAATTTACATTATGCATTTTCAATACCCTTTGGTTTAGGCACTAACAACATTGCAGAGATAGAGGCTGCGAAATATGGATTGAATTGGTGCGAACAACATGGTTATAGAAACATTATATTAGAAGTAGATTCTAAAATTCTGTGTAAATGGATAAACAATACAATAACAATTCCATGGAGATGTCAACACACAATACAACAAATACAAGACATTGGAAGAAAATTGGATCATTTTGTATGCAGGCATGTATATCGAGAAGCCAATGTTACAGCAGACATGTTGTCAAAATAG